The genomic segment AGTCGTAACAAGGTAACTGTACCGGAAGGTGCGGTTGGATCACCTCCTTTCTCAGCGTACCTCTTCTTCTGTCTTGCCCCTCACAGCGCCCCCGGGAAACCGGGGGCGCTGTTCTGTTGTTGCGTTCTAAAAGGGCTGATTGCGTCCGTGGCGGCGCAATCAGCCTTTTGCGCTGTTATGAACTCAGGTGCTGGGGGTTCTCGTTCCAGGCATGTGAAAGCAGTAACTGCACGTCCTGGGCGCCTGGGTCCTGCAGACCGCTGACCTCCTGCTCCAGCAGCTTGATGGCGCGGCGGAAGGCCTGCCGATCCAGATCAGGCAGGCCGCGCTCCACGTTCCAGCGCCGCAGTTCGCAGGTGAGGATCGCCAGTTCAAACGGATTGCCGCTGACCAGGATCTCGGTGACGCGGCGGTGGCGCGCGGCCCACTGCCGGGGCAGGTTCAGGCGGCTGGTCTTCAGGGACTCCAGCAGGGCAGGCATGTCGTGGGCGGTGAGCGCCGCGCGCATGCCCGCGCCGTCGGGCGAGGCCACGGGCACGAACGCCTGACTGGCGGTGTTGGGGAATTCCACCTGATAGTAGGCGTGGGCTTCACCGGCCACGGGACGCAGGCAGGTGCCGCGCACCACGCCTATGCCGTAAGGAGGAAGAACAACGCGGTCACCGGGCTGAAAAGCAGTCTGCTTCAAGGTGTCACCTCTGGAGGCGGCCGGAGAGAGGGGCCAGCGGGGGCGGTTCAGACCTCACACGGGGGTGCGGGGGCAGGAAAGCGCCGGTTCATTCCCAAACAGAAGCGGCCCAGCGACAGGGCTGGACCGCGTTAAGGGCAGGATGAAACCAGGGGGTGAAGCTGCAGGGATGCCGACCAGAGGACAGAAGACCAGCGGCGCTGCATACGCCCGAGTGTACCGCAGGTCGGTTGAAATTTCACCTCTGTCACAGTTGACGCCCCGCAGGTGGCCCGGCCAGCGCCAGCCAGGCGTCCAGCGTGAGGGCCAGCAAGGCCGCTGGCAGCGCCCCGGCCAGTACCAGCGCTGTGTTCTGCTGTGAAAGGCCGCCAATGATGGGCTCGCCCAGACCGCCTGCGCCCAGCGCCGCCCCCACCGTGGCGGTGCCCACGTTGTACACCACGCTGGTGCGCAGCCCTGAGAGCAGCACGGGGGCAGCCAGCGGCAACTCCACCCGCCACAGGCGCTGCGCCCCGGACATGCCCATGCCACGCGCGGCGTCCAGCACCCCAGGGCTCACCCCCTGCAGCCCCAGAATCGCCTGCCCCACCACCGGGCCCAGGCCATACAGCACCAGCCCCAGCAGCGTGGGGGCCCAGCCGAAGCCCAGCGCGGGCACCGCCAGCGCCAGGATGGCGAAGGTGGGCACCGTCTGCCCCAGACCCACCAGGGCCTCGGTGAGCTGCCGGGGGGCAGCCCAGCCGGGGCGTGTGACCGCGACCGCCAGCGGCAGGCCCAGGGCCTCCACCAGCAGCGTGGCGGCGCCCACCAGACCCAGGTGTGTCAGCGTCTGGCGCCACAGCGGCGGGTCCAGGGGGCCCAGCTCGCCCACGCCCAGGGGGTTCAGCAGCCGGGGCATAACCCCGGGCCATAGGCACAGCGCCAGCAGCGCGGGCCACAGCAGCGCGCCCCAGGGCGGGCGCGGCCTCACCGGGGGGTCCTGGCCCGCAGGTCGGTCCAGTGCACGGTGCCCACAGGCTGGCCCTGCTGGGTCACAGTCAGGACGTCCTGACCCTCACGCAGCATCACGCTCAGGGCGCTGCGGGCGTTCAGGGCGGCGTCCACGGCCGGGCCACCGGGAGCCGCCGGGCCAGGGCGCAGAAAGGCCGAGACCGGCTGGCCCGCCAGCTGGCGCAGCGCAGCGTCCTCGCCCAGAAACTGGCGCACGAAGTCGTTGGCCGGGCGGTGAATCAGGTCGTCGGGTGGGCCGTACTGGACCAGGGTGCCCTCCCACATCAGGGCCACGCGGTCCGCGAGACGCAGCGCCTCGTCAATGTCGTGGGTAACCATCACCACCGTCTTGCGCAGGCGGCGCTGGATGTCGCGGAAGGCCGCCTGCAGCCGCTCGCGGGCCAGAGGGTCCAGGGCGCCGAAGGGCTCGTCCATCAGCAGGACCGGGGGATCGGCGGCCAGAGCGCGCGCCACCCCCACCCGCTGCGCCTGCCCGCCCGAGAGTTCAGCCGGGCGCTTGTGCCGGAAGGTGCCGGGGTCCAGGCCCACCAGGGCCAGCAGCTCATCCACCCGGGCCTGGGTGGCGCGGCGATCATGGCCCAGCAGCGCGGGCACCGTGGCCACGTTCTGTGCCACGTCCAGGTGCGGAAAAAGCCCAATCTGCTGAATCACGTAGCCCATGCCCCGCCGCAGGGTTTCAGGCTTCAGGCGCCGGGTGTCCTGCCCGGCCAGCAGCACCCGGCCCCCCGTGGGTTCAATGAGCCGGTTGATCATGCGCAGGGTCGTGGTCTTGCCGCAACCCGACGGTCCCAGCAGCGCCACCAGTTCGCCTTCCAGCACCGTCAGGTTCAGGGCGCGCACTGCGCTGACCCCGTTGTAGGTTTTTTCGAGGTCCTGTAACTCAATCACTCGGCCCTCCCCAGGCGGGTGCCCAGCCAGCCTTCCAGGCGCCGCAGTCCCGCGTCCACGGCCACGGCCAGCAGCGCGGCGGGCACAGCACCCAGCAGAATCAGGTCACTGGCCGCGCTTTGCAGGCCCTTGAAAATGTAGGTGCCCAGGCCGCCAGCGCCAATCAGCGCCGCCACCGCCGCCACCCCGATCAGCACCACCGCCGCCTGCCGCAGCCCACCCAGCCACAGCGGCAGAGCCAGCGGGGCCTGCACCCGCCACAGGCGCTGCGTCCGGGTCATGCCCATGCCGCGTGCCGCGTCCAGTACCCCCGCAGGAACCCCCTGCAGTCCCAGCAGGCCGCCGCGCACCACCGGCAGCAGAGCGTACAGGGTCAGTGCGGTCAGGGCCGGACTGATCCCAATCCCGCTGAGGCCAGCGGCGCGCAGGGCGGGCACCGCGTCCGCCAGAGCGGAAAGCGGCGCAATCAGCAGCCCCAGCAGGGCGAGGCTGGGCAGGGTCTGCAGCCCGCTGCTGAGCCCCAGCGCGGCACCCGCCACCCGGGGTCGGTCGGCGGCCCAGATGGCC from the Deinococcus aquaedulcis genome contains:
- a CDS encoding CarD family transcriptional regulator; amino-acid sequence: MKQTAFQPGDRVVLPPYGIGVVRGTCLRPVAGEAHAYYQVEFPNTASQAFVPVASPDGAGMRAALTAHDMPALLESLKTSRLNLPRQWAARHRRVTEILVSGNPFELAILTCELRRWNVERGLPDLDRQAFRRAIKLLEQEVSGLQDPGAQDVQLLLSHAWNENPQHLSS
- a CDS encoding ABC transporter permease, with product MRPRPPWGALLWPALLALCLWPGVMPRLLNPLGVGELGPLDPPLWRQTLTHLGLVGAATLLVEALGLPLAVAVTRPGWAAPRQLTEALVGLGQTVPTFAILALAVPALGFGWAPTLLGLVLYGLGPVVGQAILGLQGVSPGVLDAARGMGMSGAQRLWRVELPLAAPVLLSGLRTSVVYNVGTATVGAALGAGGLGEPIIGGLSQQNTALVLAGALPAALLALTLDAWLALAGPPAGRQL
- a CDS encoding ABC transporter ATP-binding protein encodes the protein MIELQDLEKTYNGVSAVRALNLTVLEGELVALLGPSGCGKTTTLRMINRLIEPTGGRVLLAGQDTRRLKPETLRRGMGYVIQQIGLFPHLDVAQNVATVPALLGHDRRATQARVDELLALVGLDPGTFRHKRPAELSGGQAQRVGVARALAADPPVLLMDEPFGALDPLARERLQAAFRDIQRRLRKTVVMVTHDIDEALRLADRVALMWEGTLVQYGPPDDLIHRPANDFVRQFLGEDAALRQLAGQPVSAFLRPGPAAPGGPAVDAALNARSALSVMLREGQDVLTVTQQGQPVGTVHWTDLRARTPR